A window of Bacteroidetes bacterium SB0662_bin_6 genomic DNA:
CACGACCGCACGAAACAGGCGATGGAGGCGAAGCAGGCCGAGCTGGAAGAGGCCCACCGGAAGGCCGACGCCATCGAGCGGGAGACCCTGCCGAAGGCCGAGGCGGCGGCGGAGAAGGCCCGCACTCTCTACGACCGGGCGGCAGCGTCAATCAATGCGGACTTCGAGCGGCTGAGCGATGAACTCCACGCCGCCGAGCGGGAGGCCCAGAGACTCCGGGGCGAGCTGACGCACTTGGAAGCCCGGCACGATGAATACAACCGGCAGGAGGGCAACGTCATGCGGGTCAATGCCGTGCGGCGGGAATTCGCCGAGCCGAGCGAAGAGGCCCCCGGCGCGTGACAGCTCCCGCGATCCTGGAACCGCTGCCCGCGCCGGACCCCCCGGCGCCGGAGGGCGGGAGGCCCGATCCGATGAAGGATTTGGCGGAGCGGCTCCACCGGAAGCACAACGTCCTGGACCGGGCCTTCCAGGAGGGGCGACTGTCCGATGTCCAGGCGATCCGGCGAGCGATCCGCACTCTCGAGGATGAGCTGGCGGACCTGCTCTTCGGGCAGGGGCCGCGCCGCTTGGAAGAGGCCCGGCGCTCTCAGCTCTACCGGGCGGCGGGCTCGCCGTCCTGGTTCGGAGCGGCGCACGTCGCCGGGACACTGCCGGACGATCTGGAACTCTCCGAATACGAGCGGCGATCCACCCTCCGCCAAGCACTCGGGGAATTCCGGATCGGCCCGCTGATCCCGGAGGATGGCACCCCGCCCGATCCGATCCTCCGCATGGGCCGCGCCGGATCGCTGCTCGCGGTCCGGGAACCGGCGATCCTGTCCGGGCCGCCTGGCACGGGCAAAAGCTCGCTGCTGCTACAGCTCGCGGCGGCGGCGGCCGCGCCGGGGCCGGGGGAGTGGACGGAAGAGCTGGGCGTCACCCTCCGGCGCGGCCCGGTAGTGATCGCCTCGTACGAGGAGAGCCGGACCCGGCTCCGGGAACGCCTGGCGGCGCTCCGCCGCCCGGAGAGTCCGGCCCTGGCAATCGCCGAGATGCGGGGCCGCCCGCTCTTCACGTCCGGCAGCGGCGACGTGAGCGGCCCGTCCCGGTTCTGGCGCTCATTCTGGACAGAGGCCGGGTCCGCGCTCGCGGACGGACGGAAGGCGCTCGGGATGGAGGCCGGGGGAATCGTGATTCTCGACCCGGCGCTCTCCGCCTTCGCGGCGGATGACAACTCCGCCGCGAACGTCCGGGCCTTCGTAGAGTCCGCCGCGGCGGAGGCCGCCGCCCGCGGTGCGGGCCTGGTAATCGTCCATCACCCCGCGAAGCGGGCCGCTGCCGGAGAAGACCCGGAATTCGACGCCGCCAGTGGATCCATCCAGTGGTTCGCCGCCGCCCGCGCCCTGCTCTATCTCCGGCGCGCAACCGAGGGGGGATTCACGCTCTCCGTAGCGAAAGCGAACTACCACCCCCGGACCGCGCTCCGGCTCTTCCGGCCCCTGGACGATGGGCCGTTCTGCGACACCGAGCGGCGCTGTCCCGACTGCCTGGCGGACCTGGAAGGGACGCCGCCGAGCCGGAAGCGGTGCGCGAGCTGCGCCCGGACCCGAAAGCACGCACTCGATAGCGAGAACAGACGGAACCGGAAGGCCCGGTCCGCATCACTCGACGCCTGAAAGGAGGGCGAACATGGCGACCATCATTCAAGACCTGACCCCCGGAGCGGAGGCCCAGATTTCCGGCTTGCCGGTAGGCGTAGTCCTGATCCAGCCGACCTCTGAGAGCGGCGGGGCCATCGTGGCCGTAGGGGCCAGCGCCTCCACCGGATTCGGAACGACCGCGAACAAGATCGAGGACGGCCACCCCGTCCACCCCGAGAATGACGACGAGGGGCGCGTCCGCCTGCTCGCCACTCCCGCCTGATGACTTTTCGGCCCGCGAGAACCGGAGGCCCAAGGCACCGATGAGCCGAAAACCTCCAGGGAACCGTGAGCCTGTCCGCCACCGGATAGCGACTCTGCCCGACAGGGTTAGGGCGGATTCCGCCGTAACCCGGTGGCGGCGAATTCCGGGCGGTCTGCCGTACCGAATCGGTACGGAGCCTGTCCCGTTCGAGCGGACGCGCGATCGCGCGACGTCGGCGAGCTGTCGGCGTCAAGAGCCGCAACGGCTCCGCCGCTCCCGCCCAATTGGGCGCGTGTCTGTTCGCGCCGGGCGGCGGTACTCGGGGCCGCCCGGTGCGCCTGCCAACAAGGACGCGCCCCCTGATACCTTGACGCCGCCCCCCGCCGCGAACGAAGACAAAGCGGCGAGGGCCGACTACTCCGCGAATCCTGAAACGCGAGGAGGTTCACGGCATGAGCCGAATTCTAGACCCTACCCCCACCCCTGAGCACATGAGGGCGCGGGAAGACCCCCGCGAGCTGGCCCGGAGCGTGGTAGCGAAGCTCCGCGCCTGGCAGGCGGACCCCCAGCTCTTCGCCGGGCCGGAACACACCGACGGGCGGCGTTCCCTGGACGCGGACGCGGACTTCCTGGATGGTCTCCGCAACCTTCGCCGCCCGAAGCCTCCGCCGCCCGGATACGCGGCGGCAGACCTGGCGTACTACGCCGCTATCGCGGAGGCCGAATCCCCGGAGGCGGCGCGGGCGCTCTTCGAGCCGGTCCGGCTCCGGGCGCTCACCGAACACCTGGCCGATCCGATCCCGGAGCCGGTTATCTGGCGCGAACCCGCTACGCCCCAGGGCGAGCGGATCCCGGATGCGGTCCTGTCCGTTGGAGAGGTTGCGATCCTGGCCGCCGAGGGCGGGACCGGGAAAAGCACCCTCACCCTGGCGCTGGCCCACGCCGCCGCCCTGGCCCGCGAAAACGGCGAGAACTGCGGCGCTGCCGGGGCGCTCCGCGTGAAGCCGGGCGGGGCCGTCCTGGTGGCCTTCGAGGATTCGGCGGCCCGCATGGCCCGCCGGCTCGCCTGGATCGCGGAGGCCGAAGGCGGGAGACCCTTCGACACGGTGCGGATCGTCGCGGACCCGGACCC
This region includes:
- a CDS encoding AAA family ATPase, coding for MKDLAERLHRKHNVLDRAFQEGRLSDVQAIRRAIRTLEDELADLLFGQGPRRLEEARRSQLYRAAGSPSWFGAAHVAGTLPDDLELSEYERRSTLRQALGEFRIGPLIPEDGTPPDPILRMGRAGSLLAVREPAILSGPPGTGKSSLLLQLAAAAAAPGPGEWTEELGVTLRRGPVVIASYEESRTRLRERLAALRRPESPALAIAEMRGRPLFTSGSGDVSGPSRFWRSFWTEAGSALADGRKALGMEAGGIVILDPALSAFAADDNSAANVRAFVESAAAEAAARGAGLVIVHHPAKRAAAGEDPEFDAASGSIQWFAAARALLYLRRATEGGFTLSVAKANYHPRTALRLFRPLDDGPFCDTERRCPDCLADLEGTPPSRKRCASCARTRKHALDSENRRNRKARSASLDA
- a CDS encoding AAA family ATPase — translated: MSRILDPTPTPEHMRAREDPRELARSVVAKLRAWQADPQLFAGPEHTDGRRSLDADADFLDGLRNLRRPKPPPPGYAAADLAYYAAIAEAESPEAARALFEPVRLRALTEHLADPIPEPVIWREPATPQGERIPDAVLSVGEVAILAAEGGTGKSTLTLALAHAAALARENGENCGAAGALRVKPGGAVLVAFEDSAARMARRLAWIAEAEGGRPFDTVRIVADPDPLFEADPEQRGVARPAPAWASTFEQIRKAAPALVVVDPVSVALAGASTSEAGPVRAFMRAMIAEAEAGEFGILAVAHSTKQARAEARQGEGPGPGAVAGSAAWYDSARGCLTLTRDPVDSALRVLECVKANHGASGWGAVLAERFTEGGRFAGFETREQLTPEGMRERRKGRAI